Proteins encoded within one genomic window of Leptidea sinapis chromosome 7, ilLepSina1.1, whole genome shotgun sequence:
- the LOC126965308 gene encoding U5 small nuclear ribonucleoprotein 40 kDa protein, which translates to MPELEIKRKADEYSVVPAKKTRHEISVAGTREKAVVTATVPRTSNLYAPIMLLEGHQGEIFTGKFHPEGKHLASAGFDRQILLWNVYGQCENVMVMKGHTGAIMELCFSTDGSHMYTCATDNTVAVWDVPTGTRVKKLKGHSSFVNSVSGARRGPELLVSGSDDNTIKLWDARKRNPIASLDSTYPVTSVLFNDTAERIISAGIDNIIKVWDIRNSKIAYKIKGHTDTVTGMALSYDGSYLLTNSMDNTLRIWDVRAFAPSERCVKLMTGHQHNFEKNLLRCSWSPDGSKVAAGSSDRYLYIWDTTSRRVLYKLPGHNGSVNDVDFHRNEPIVLSASSDKQIYLGEIDS; encoded by the exons ATGCCTGAGCTGGAAATTAAACGAAAAGCTGATGAATACTCCGTTGTTCCTGCTAAAAAGACTCGCCATGAAATTTCAGTGGCCGGCACACGCGAAAAGGCTGTGGTTACAGCAACa GTTCCACGTACATCTAATCTATATGCTCCAATAATGTTGTTAGAAGGGCACCAAGGAGAAATATTTACAGGCAAATTTCATCCTGAAGGAAAACATTTGGCTTCTGCTGGATTTGACAGGCAAATCT TGTTGTGGAATGTTTATGGCCAATGTGAGAATGTGATGGTAATGAAAGGTCACACTGGTGCCATAATGGAGCTGTGCTTCTCTACTGATGGGTCCCACATGTACACCTGCGCTACAGACAATACTGTGGCGGTCTGGGATGTGCCCACTGGAACCAGAGTCAAAAAACTAAAGGGACATTCATCTTTTGTCAACTCTGTATCAG GAGCTAGAAGGGGACCTGAGCTACTTGTGTCTGGCTCAGATGACAACACAATAAAGTTATGGGATGCAAGAAAACGTAATCCGATTGCATCATTGGATAGTACCTATCCCGTGACGTCAGTCCTTTTCAATGACACTGCTGAAAGGATAATATCGGCAGGAATCGATAATATAATCAAAGTATGGGATATAAGGAACAGTAAAATTGCTTATAAAATTAAAGGGCATACAGACACAGTTACTG GTATGGCTCTCTCCTACGACGGATCGTACCTGTTAACAAACTCAATGGACAATACATTGCGGATATGGGATGTGCGAGCATTTGCCCCGTCGGAGCGTTGCGTCAAACTGATGACTGGACACCAACATAATTTTGAGAAGAACCTGCTTAGGTGTTCCTGGTCACCAGATGGTTCAAAG GTGGCAGCGGGCTCATCAGACCGCTATCTCTACATCTGGGACACCACTTCCCGCAGGGTGCTGTACAAGCTGCCCGGACACAACGGATCTGTCAACGATGTGGACTTCCACCGTAACGAACCCATCGTTCTCTCGGCCTCCAGCGATAAACAAATATACTTGGGTGAAATTGATAGTTAG